One region of Limisphaera ngatamarikiensis genomic DNA includes:
- a CDS encoding PQQ-binding-like beta-propeller repeat protein: MSSVRTVQGGRIRGIGSLPGNDSRSRAYRRSLCAARLPGVPAGWLWVWGLWVCLAGGSDWPEYLGDAGRSHYSGLRQIHRRNVHRLQVAWVYRTGDAQRDPPSQIQCNPLIVDGVLYGISPGLKLFALDAATGRELWRFDPVQAGLLASGSGIQRGVVFWREGTHARVFYMAGPYLVAVDARTGRLIPGFGREGRVDLRDDLGRDVRNLYVVGTSPPALFEDLLIVGMRVGEGPEPAAPGHIRAYDVRTGRLVWRFHTIPMPGEPGYETWPPDAWRHVGGANCWAGMAVDRRRGIVFVPTGSATYDFWGGDRVGQNLYANCLLALDARTGRRLWHFQFVHHDLWDRDLPAPPTLCTVRRHGRRVDAVAQVTKSGHVFVFDRVTGEPLFPVEERPVPPSDLPGESAWPTQPFPLRPAPFARQLFTYTEITDRTPAARRAVLDRFAKLRPHVPFQPPSREGTIILPGFDGGAEWGGAAVDPEGVLYVNANEMPWVLTMVEVPSSGTADQPDGPGLYVQICAACHGMDRQGRTAHGQSVPSLVDIGRKLDRAAFLQLLETGRGGMPSFGFLSPAQKGALADYLLGGPGSGSPAYPDPREVRTVNPLGRVPFVSTGYHRWLDPEGYPAIRPPWGTLTAIDLNTGEFRWQVTLGEYPELTAQGWPPTGTENYGGPLVTAGDLLFIAATRDEMFRAFDRRTGALLWQTRLPAGGYATPATYEVQGRQFVVIACGGGKMGTPAGDAYVAFALPEGR; encoded by the coding sequence ATGTCCTCCGTCCGAACCGTGCAGGGTGGTCGCATCCGGGGGATCGGCTCCCTGCCCGGGAATGATTCCCGCTCCCGCGCATACCGCCGGAGTCTCTGCGCGGCGCGGTTGCCGGGTGTGCCGGCAGGTTGGCTCTGGGTGTGGGGCCTGTGGGTCTGCCTGGCCGGCGGAAGTGACTGGCCGGAATACCTCGGCGACGCGGGCCGATCACATTACTCGGGGCTCCGGCAGATCCATCGTCGCAACGTGCATCGGCTGCAGGTGGCCTGGGTGTACCGCACCGGTGATGCGCAGCGGGATCCGCCCTCGCAGATCCAGTGCAACCCGTTGATTGTGGACGGCGTGCTCTACGGGATTTCGCCGGGGCTGAAGTTGTTTGCGCTGGACGCGGCCACGGGGCGCGAGTTGTGGCGGTTCGACCCCGTGCAGGCGGGTTTGTTGGCCTCGGGAAGCGGGATCCAGCGGGGTGTGGTGTTCTGGCGGGAGGGAACCCACGCGCGGGTTTTTTACATGGCCGGGCCCTACCTGGTGGCCGTGGACGCACGCACGGGCCGGTTGATTCCGGGTTTTGGTCGGGAGGGCCGGGTGGATTTGCGGGACGATCTGGGGCGGGACGTGCGGAACCTTTACGTGGTGGGTACGTCGCCCCCGGCGTTGTTTGAGGATTTGTTGATTGTGGGGATGCGCGTGGGTGAGGGGCCCGAGCCGGCGGCGCCGGGCCACATCCGGGCTTATGACGTGCGCACCGGACGGTTGGTCTGGCGGTTTCACACGATTCCGATGCCGGGTGAACCCGGTTACGAAACCTGGCCGCCGGATGCCTGGCGCCATGTGGGCGGAGCCAATTGCTGGGCCGGGATGGCCGTGGACAGGCGGCGCGGGATTGTGTTCGTCCCCACCGGGTCGGCCACCTACGATTTCTGGGGCGGAGATCGCGTGGGACAAAACCTGTACGCCAACTGTCTGTTGGCGCTGGACGCGCGCACCGGGCGCCGGTTGTGGCATTTCCAGTTTGTGCATCACGATTTGTGGGACCGGGACCTGCCGGCGCCGCCCACGTTGTGCACGGTGAGACGGCACGGACGGCGCGTGGATGCGGTGGCCCAGGTAACCAAGTCGGGGCACGTGTTCGTGTTTGACCGCGTCACGGGCGAGCCGCTGTTTCCCGTGGAGGAGCGGCCCGTGCCACCCAGCGATCTGCCGGGGGAATCGGCTTGGCCCACCCAGCCGTTCCCGCTGCGACCGGCCCCGTTTGCCCGGCAACTTTTCACCTACACGGAGATCACCGACCGAACTCCGGCGGCGCGGCGGGCGGTGTTGGACCGGTTTGCGAAACTGCGCCCGCACGTACCGTTTCAGCCGCCCAGCCGCGAAGGAACCATCATCCTGCCCGGGTTTGACGGCGGCGCCGAGTGGGGCGGCGCCGCGGTGGACCCCGAGGGCGTGCTGTATGTGAACGCCAACGAAATGCCATGGGTTTTGACGATGGTGGAGGTGCCCTCTTCGGGCACGGCCGACCAGCCGGACGGGCCCGGACTCTATGTGCAGATTTGCGCGGCCTGTCACGGCATGGACCGCCAGGGCCGCACGGCGCACGGTCAGTCGGTGCCCTCGCTGGTGGACATTGGCCGGAAACTCGACCGCGCGGCGTTTCTGCAACTGTTGGAGACGGGCCGGGGCGGCATGCCCTCGTTTGGGTTTCTGAGCCCGGCACAAAAGGGCGCGCTGGCGGATTATTTGCTCGGCGGACCGGGCTCTGGAAGCCCGGCGTATCCGGACCCACGGGAGGTTCGCACGGTAAATCCGCTGGGCCGGGTACCGTTTGTCTCCACCGGATACCACCGGTGGTTGGACCCGGAGGGCTACCCGGCAATCCGACCGCCGTGGGGCACGCTGACGGCCATTGACCTGAACACCGGCGAATTCCGCTGGCAGGTGACCCTGGGCGAATACCCGGAGTTGACCGCGCAAGGCTGGCCGCCCACGGGCACGGAAAACTATGGCGGGCCCCTGGTGACGGCGGGTGACCTGTTGTTCATTGCGGCCACGCGGGACGAGATGTTCCGCGCCTTTGACCGCCGCACCGGCGCGCTGCTCTGGCAGACACGGTTGCCTGCAGGCGGCTATGCCACACCGGCCACGTATGAGGTCCAAGGACGTCAGTTCGTGGTGATTGCGTGCGGCGGCGGAAAAATGGGCACGCCGGCCGGTGACGCGTACGTGGCCTTTGCCCTGCCGGAGGGACGCTGA
- a CDS encoding endo-1,4-beta-xylanase, whose translation MTRREFLKCGLAGSVAAPWMVRHALGASSGEDELLAEARNRIRRHRTRRRVLVLRDTGGRPLAGAHVRIEMLQHEFLFGCNCFGFGRNRDETLEQEYRERFAQLFNFATLGFYWARYEPRPGEPDHESIERVLTWTTARGIRCKGHPLVWDHPAGSPRWLPGDDAELARLVEARVRDIVKRFAGRLDVWDVVNEPTHLPDRVNQTRMALWGEKLGPIAYTRRPLEVAREAHPRATLLVNDYRLDRRYYEILDALRDRDGQPLFDAVGLQSHMHDGLWPPGRVWEICDRFAALGRPLHFTETTLVSGPRLGPGERWGATTPELEQQQADAVATFYTLVFAHPAVEALTWWDLSDRGAWQGAAAGLLRRDMSPKPAYERLHQLIRREWWTRAELETDATGSCAVEAFYGRHRIHIRHGSAPPVERDVDWSRHAPERTELTV comes from the coding sequence ATGACACGACGCGAGTTCCTGAAGTGCGGGCTGGCCGGTTCGGTGGCGGCTCCCTGGATGGTCCGGCATGCCCTCGGCGCCTCCTCCGGCGAGGACGAGCTGCTCGCCGAGGCCCGCAACCGGATTCGGCGCCACCGCACGCGGAGAAGGGTTCTGGTCCTCAGGGACACCGGGGGCCGGCCCCTTGCAGGGGCTCACGTCCGGATTGAAATGCTGCAGCACGAGTTTCTTTTCGGCTGCAACTGCTTCGGTTTCGGCCGCAATCGCGACGAGACACTCGAACAAGAGTACCGCGAACGGTTCGCCCAACTGTTCAACTTCGCCACGCTCGGATTCTACTGGGCCCGCTATGAGCCGCGACCTGGCGAGCCCGACCACGAATCCATCGAACGCGTCCTGACCTGGACCACCGCCAGGGGCATCCGGTGCAAGGGACATCCGCTGGTTTGGGATCATCCGGCCGGCTCTCCCCGCTGGCTGCCCGGGGACGACGCCGAACTGGCCCGACTCGTGGAAGCCCGCGTGCGCGACATTGTCAAGCGATTTGCGGGTCGTCTGGACGTTTGGGACGTGGTCAACGAACCGACGCACCTGCCCGACCGGGTCAACCAAACCCGCATGGCCCTCTGGGGCGAAAAACTCGGGCCGATTGCCTACACCCGACGGCCCCTGGAAGTGGCCCGCGAAGCCCATCCCCGCGCAACGCTCCTGGTCAACGATTATCGCCTGGACCGTCGCTACTACGAGATCCTGGACGCCCTGCGGGACCGCGACGGTCAACCCCTCTTCGATGCGGTCGGTCTGCAAAGTCACATGCACGACGGACTTTGGCCCCCGGGACGCGTCTGGGAGATCTGCGACCGCTTTGCCGCCCTGGGCCGCCCCCTGCATTTCACCGAAACCACCCTGGTCAGCGGCCCGCGCCTCGGCCCGGGCGAACGCTGGGGCGCCACCACGCCCGAACTGGAGCAACAACAGGCAGACGCCGTCGCCACATTCTACACCCTGGTCTTTGCCCACCCCGCCGTGGAAGCACTCACCTGGTGGGACCTCTCGGACCGCGGTGCCTGGCAGGGAGCCGCAGCCGGACTGCTCCGAAGGGACATGTCCCCCAAACCGGCTTACGAGCGACTACACCAGCTCATCCGGCGGGAATGGTGGACCCGGGCCGAGTTGGAGACCGACGCCACGGGTAGCTGTGCCGTGGAGGCCTTTTACGGCCGCCACCGCATTCACATCCGCCACGGTTCCGCACCCCCCGTGGAACGCGACGTGGATTGGTCCCGTCACGCGCCCGAACGCACCGAACTGACCGTTTGA